From Terriglobales bacterium:
TGAATATGTCTTGGACTGATGTTGCCAAAACCCTGTCTGCTGTTCGCGAGCTGTGCGGACCTCCAGTGCCTATCACCCTCGACTTGCACCAGGCAGCGCTGCAAATAGCGCAACGATACCAATTTCACATTTATGATTCGCTAATAGTCGCGGCCGCTCTTGATGCACGCTGCACAGTACTCTACTCAGAGGACATGCAGGATGGTCAGGCAATTCAATCAGTCACAGTCCGCAATCCGTTTCGGGCGGCTAAGCGAACGACTTAGCGCATCTTTCAGGGTTGATCTTTCGTCTAAGATAGTAAAGCCTTAAATGCTGAACATCACCATCCGGCGCAAGGCGAAGCAGTTCGGACAACTAGTTCGAACGTCGGCCGTCACTCCACGAACTGGGCGCTCGCATAAGCCGCATCTGGTAAGCGAGCGTGAATTAGGCGTCACCTTCATTGGTCACAGCAGTTTCCTGATCCAGATCGCAGGGCGCAACCTGGCGATCGATCCCAATTTCGCGCGTTGGCTGTTTGTGCTGAAGCGGCAGCGGCGTCCAGGGATTCGCCTGCGCGACCTTCCACCCATCGACTATGTACTGGTGAGCCACGCTCACTTCGATCATTTGCACCGGCCCTCTTTGCGAGCCATCGCCAGACTCACGCGCTGGCGCTCCGGAAGTGCCCCGCAGATTATCGTTCCCAAAAATGTTGGCGACGTTGTCGCTCGTCTGGGATTCAGTCGCGTTCACGAGGTGGAGTGGTGGCAGGAGTTTCACGAGGGCAGATTGAGCGTGACTCACACCCCAGCGCAGCACTGGGGAGCGCGAATGTTGCGCGATTTTCATCGCGGTTTTGGCGGCTACGTCGTGCGGTCGCAGCAGCATTCGATTTATCACGCCGGCGACACCGCGTATTTCGAAGGCTTTCGCGAGATTGGCAAACGACTGCATCCCGAATTGGCACTCTTGCCGATTGGCGCATATCATCCGGAGCACTTTCGCAATGTGCATACGAGTCCCGAAGACGCATTGCAGGGGTTTCTCGACCTGCGGTCGAGAGTGATGATCCCCATGCACTACGGAACCTTCCGGCTCTCTTACGAGCCTATGGAGGAGCCGGTGAAACGTTTGCGCGCCGCTGCGGACGCGGCTGGAGTAAGCGATCGCGTGTTGGTGCTTGAAGAGGGCAAGACGCGGATTTTCAAGTAACGTGGATCCCCCGCCGAAGAATGCGCAACCTCAGCTCAAACTGGGTGAGGGTGAGTAGTGTGGTTCTCTACACATGCAACTGCGCACTGCTCAATGCACAATGGGGGGCGAACGGTCCGCGCTTCGGTCTGGGATGTTGACTTTTAGACAGCTGCGTGTTGAATCCTGACGGTTCCCGAGACCCGGAGTGATGAGTCAAATCAGGATTTCACAACAACGACTTCGTGCCGGTGGGCTCATTGGACAAAAAATGCTACGTGGAGCTCTTTCTTTGGAACGAAATCATGCGCGTCAGCCTCAAAATGATCTTTATCCAGCCGACGAACCGGACCGTCCCAACAAAAGCTCACGTACGAACGGGGGCGCGGTCCACTTGGTCCGTCGTCCTGAGGCCGCTCCAGAATGAGTCGGAAATCAGAAATTGGGGTCTTCCACGTGTTTGCAGTAGTGAGAATGTAGTCGACCCAAAACGCTTCGACGTAACTGTTGTCCGCCTTCGCTTCCGATACCATCTTCTCCCGCAGCTGCGGCGTGACGCAGGCATCCGCGAGCAGTTGATCGTCCTGCTTCGACATAGTCCATCCGTCAGGCAATCCGCTAGTTGAACGTGTTGTGCGCAGTGGAAGCTTGTCCGGAGCGAGTTTGATCGGTGTGAAACCAATGACCGGCTGATACTGATGGCGAATGTGGATCGTAGCGTGTGCCGGGAAAGTCTGCCGCCAGTAGTACGTTTTCTTAACGGTCCACTCCGGAAACCCGAGGTCGCCCTCGATCAAGCCGGATTGCACCAGTGCCTGCTGGTCTGCTTGTGGCAGCCGTGCGATTTCCGGCGACTGCGGGTTAGGCTCATGCACGAAATCAAAATGGCCGAACGTATCGGCGTCAATTCCCAACCTTTTCAGGTCGGCGGTAACATCTTTTCCGTTAACCCAAGCGGTAACCAGTTTCTCGCACTTTACAGGCGCATTATTCACCCACACCTCGAAATCGTTGAAGCCTCTGAACCCTGCCGGCGCCCCCGGATCGTTAAAGGCGAAGGTGTACGGCGGGATGGGAAATGCCACTTCCGTTGTGATGTCGTGGTCGGTGTCGTTGGAAAAATCGTAGTCAACGGTGATTTTTTCACGCGCGATTGTGAGCTTCTCTGTTCGCATAGCGATACGGGGTTCGCGCACGAGTTGAATCCCACCCACTGCCGTGGATGCGGCGCCATCATTCCCGGCAGCCAAGCCGGTCCCGATGAAGAAGAAAAAGAGCAATTGTGTACGCGCGGCGCGCATGACTGAAGATTATCGCTAGAAATCGTCCTTGCGAGCCATAACCAATAACGGCCATGTATCGAAAGTCACATAGCCAATCAAAGCGGGCCCGTTGTCCGAATGGCCGCTCTCTAGCTCGATGTACCTTAGAAGCTTCACTGCAGTAAACCAGATTCGTGCGGACCAACCCCACTAATTACCCATTGCGCGGTGCGCTGCTAAGCGACAACGGTTTGCGTATCGGTCTGGACTTCGCGTCCTTCCACAACAACATCGCGAGGCTCGCCGGTTTCGTTGACCGCTCTCAATACGCGATCAGAATCCGAAGATCCCTCACATTGTTACCTGTAGGACCGGTAACAACCGCATCGCCCAGCTTCTCAAGAAGCGAAAACGAATCAAAACTTTCCAGGACTTGCTTCACATCCAGTCCTGCCTCTCTCGCGCGAACAACGGTTGTCCCATCCGCCACTGCGCCTGCGGCAGCACTGTTTCCGTCGGTTCCGTCCGTACCTGCACTTAGAACGGCAATGTTCTCTCCCGCAATTTGCTGAGCACAGTGCAAGGCGAAGTGCTGATTACGCCCACCGCGCGCTCCCGTTGCGGGAACGGTCACGGTAATCTCGCCCGCTGAGACCAGCGCAACGGCAGCGACCTTCTTGCGCAGTTCGCGGATCCTGCGAAGTAGATACTCCGCCGCGCGATCGAAGGACCAATCGTCAGTAGTGCTGTCGATCTCTACGGTGAACCCGCGCTTCGAAAGGAGTGCCGCGGCAGCCTGTGCTGCCGACGCGCTCGAGAGAATCGGCCACCACCTGGAGTTCACAAATGAGGGATCGTCTGCCTTCGGCGTGTCTTCAAGTGCGCGCTCGTCGAAGATCGTGCGCACGCTCTCCGGCAATTTGGCACACAGTCCATAAGTCTCAGCAATGCGATAACAGTCGGCTTCCGTGCTGGAATCGGGCATAGTTGGCCCTGACGCCAGAGCATCCAGGGAGTGCTCAGGGACGTCGCTCACCATGATGCTCACCTGCCGGGCGGGAAAAGCCGCTTGAGCTAGCCTGCCGCCCTTCACGGCAGAAAGATGCTTGCGGATGGAATTGATCTCAGCAATCGTCGCGCCGGAGTGCACCAGCACGCGGTAGGTTTCAACCAGATCGTCGAGAGAAATTTCTTGGTCGAGCGGAACTTCCACCATGGCCGATGCACCACCGCTGATCAGGTAAATCACCAGCGAGCGCTCACTCAGTGACGAAACCGCCTTTAGGATGGCCGATGCTCCGAGAACTGATTCTTCATTGGGCAGCGGATGTCCGCCAACGAAGTAACGGAACCCAGGTTGTTGTGACATACCTGGAACCGAGCAGACGATTCCCTGCATAGGTCCCGTCTGTGCGAGTAGCGATTCGAGCATGGCGTGGGCTGCCTTGCCCATCGCAATCACTACCACGCGTTCGAAGGAACTCAGGTCGTAGAGATCCTGCTCAACCCGCAGGACTCCCCGTGAACATTCAACTCTCTGACTGAATACTCGAGGAATACTGATTTCGACCAACGTGTCCTTGAAGACCTCACGCAACAAGCGACGCATTTCAGCC
This genomic window contains:
- a CDS encoding MBL fold metallo-hydrolase; translation: MLNITIRRKAKQFGQLVRTSAVTPRTGRSHKPHLVSERELGVTFIGHSSFLIQIAGRNLAIDPNFARWLFVLKRQRRPGIRLRDLPPIDYVLVSHAHFDHLHRPSLRAIARLTRWRSGSAPQIIVPKNVGDVVARLGFSRVHEVEWWQEFHEGRLSVTHTPAQHWGARMLRDFHRGFGGYVVRSQQHSIYHAGDTAYFEGFREIGKRLHPELALLPIGAYHPEHFRNVHTSPEDALQGFLDLRSRVMIPMHYGTFRLSYEPMEEPVKRLRAAADAAGVSDRVLVLEEGKTRIFK
- a CDS encoding DUF4147 domain-containing protein translates to MRRLLREVFKDTLVEISIPRVFSQRVECSRGVLRVEQDLYDLSSFERVVVIAMGKAAHAMLESLLAQTGPMQGIVCSVPGMSQQPGFRYFVGGHPLPNEESVLGASAILKAVSSLSERSLVIYLISGGASAMVEVPLDQEISLDDLVETYRVLVHSGATIAEINSIRKHLSAVKGGRLAQAAFPARQVSIMVSDVPEHSLDALASGPTMPDSSTEADCYRIAETYGLCAKLPESVRTIFDERALEDTPKADDPSFVNSRWWPILSSASAAQAAAALLSKRGFTVEIDSTTDDWSFDRAAEYLLRRIRELRKKVAAVALVSAGEITVTVPATGARGGRNQHFALHCAQQIAGENIAVLSAGTDGTDGNSAAAGAVADGTTVVRAREAGLDVKQVLESFDSFSLLEKLGDAVVTGPTGNNVRDLRILIAY
- a CDS encoding DUF4424 family protein — translated: MRAARTQLLFFFFIGTGLAAGNDGAASTAVGGIQLVREPRIAMRTEKLTIAREKITVDYDFSNDTDHDITTEVAFPIPPYTFAFNDPGAPAGFRGFNDFEVWVNNAPVKCEKLVTAWVNGKDVTADLKRLGIDADTFGHFDFVHEPNPQSPEIARLPQADQQALVQSGLIEGDLGFPEWTVKKTYYWRQTFPAHATIHIRHQYQPVIGFTPIKLAPDKLPLRTTRSTSGLPDGWTMSKQDDQLLADACVTPQLREKMVSEAKADNSYVEAFWVDYILTTANTWKTPISDFRLILERPQDDGPSGPRPRSYVSFCWDGPVRRLDKDHFEADAHDFVPKKELHVAFFVQ
- a CDS encoding PIN domain-containing protein — translated: MSAEAFFDTSILVYAIARGDARHDISHKLLEAGGILSVQVLNELAAIARRKLNMSWTDVAKTLSAVRELCGPPVPITLDLHQAALQIAQRYQFHIYDSLIVAAALDARCTVLYSEDMQDGQAIQSVTVRNPFRAAKRTT